In one window of Spiroplasma corruscae DNA:
- a CDS encoding YitT family ABC transporter: MSNGMNTSDTEVTVEVDNNAVNVEEHIKPVSKKNKIDKKTAKTLLLKDDQEHLFYIENKIISKKEQTLLVQEYFKKRFIKEFFMIALSSLLITIAFDYFVTPTGRTGLFPAGIGALARFFSILSFQNDRHMQGSFYFIYYFTINTPLFIFGFYKLGKKFTYTTTVYIVLQIAFDQFFQNMPFINPIEFNFIVNFYQLNSMPNALNTSIWLFIFAAIAGAILGVAYSLVYRVGSSTGGLDFITIYYSNKTNKSVGSINRNVNLIILGTIIILNTLILPVSQINSDIKMSVLKGLSIEEANNNGLLDQMWKFAQNVNQVSPDFQMQQILDKYSNTATASMSIDDFKYLAEFVSKHNFDGDIPTLLVVKMKVLFIFGPSLFASIVLVLTAGMTTNAMYPKFKVRTFMITTNMPKEINKLLVEKGYQNDILNWDTTNRINGNYLHRSLVMVAMTVLNWQQVEKEIFLIDPESKVTILKTKKVKGIFKYDIKTNEARDFVTHKVRNNEKELEKIKQIAIVRLNKENEKINKRNKRITKSKSKSPNN, encoded by the coding sequence ATGTCGAATGGAATGAACACTAGTGATACTGAAGTTACTGTTGAGGTTGACAACAATGCTGTAAATGTTGAAGAACATATAAAACCAGTTTCAAAGAAAAATAAAATCGATAAAAAAACTGCTAAAACATTATTATTAAAAGATGACCAAGAACATTTGTTTTATATTGAAAATAAAATAATATCAAAAAAAGAACAAACATTATTAGTTCAAGAATATTTTAAAAAAAGATTTATTAAAGAGTTTTTTATGATTGCATTATCATCATTGCTAATTACTATTGCTTTTGATTATTTTGTAACACCAACTGGTAGAACAGGTTTATTCCCAGCTGGTATTGGAGCATTAGCTAGATTTTTTTCAATACTTTCATTTCAAAATGATAGACATATGCAAGGTTCATTTTATTTTATCTATTATTTTACTATAAATACCCCTTTATTTATATTTGGTTTTTATAAACTTGGTAAAAAGTTTACATATACAACAACAGTATATATTGTTCTTCAAATTGCATTTGACCAGTTCTTTCAAAATATGCCATTTATTAATCCGATCGAGTTCAACTTCATAGTCAATTTTTACCAATTAAATTCAATGCCTAATGCACTTAACACTTCAATATGACTATTTATTTTTGCAGCAATAGCGGGTGCTATATTAGGTGTTGCTTACTCATTAGTTTATAGAGTAGGGTCGTCTACTGGTGGACTAGATTTTATAACTATTTATTATTCTAATAAAACAAATAAATCAGTTGGTTCTATAAATAGAAATGTTAACTTAATAATTCTTGGTACTATTATTATATTAAACACTCTTATACTACCTGTATCACAAATTAATAGTGATATAAAAATGAGTGTACTTAAAGGTTTAAGCATTGAAGAAGCTAATAATAATGGATTATTAGATCAAATGTGAAAGTTTGCGCAAAATGTAAACCAAGTATCACCAGATTTTCAAATGCAACAAATACTTGATAAGTATAGTAATACAGCAACTGCTTCGATGAGTATTGATGATTTTAAATACTTGGCTGAATTTGTATCTAAACATAATTTTGATGGTGATATTCCAACTTTATTAGTAGTTAAAATGAAAGTATTATTTATTTTTGGACCTTCATTATTTGCATCAATTGTTTTAGTTTTAACAGCTGGTATGACAACTAATGCGATGTATCCAAAATTTAAAGTTAGAACATTTATGATTACTACAAATATGCCTAAGGAAATTAATAAATTACTAGTTGAAAAAGGTTATCAAAATGATATTTTGAATTGAGATACAACAAATAGAATTAACGGTAATTATTTACACAGAAGTTTAGTCATGGTTGCTATGACGGTTTTAAATTGACAACAAGTTGAAAAAGAAATATTTTTAATAGATCCAGAATCGAAAGTTACAATATTAAAAACCAAAAAAGTTAAAGGTATATTTAAGTATGATATTAAGACTAATGAAGCAAGGGATTTTGTCACTCATAAAGTAAGAAATAATGAAAAAGAGTTAGAAAAAATTAAACAAATTGCAATTGTAAGATTAAATAAAGAAAACGAAAAAATAAATAAAAGAAATAAAAGAATCACAAAAAGTAAGTCAAAATCTCCTAATAATTAA